From the genome of Muricauda sp. SCSIO 64092, one region includes:
- a CDS encoding lysoplasmalogenase has protein sequence MKDSNIRILLNTLIFLSACISIVLNYFNGPYYGLGKSLTTILVILLPVLVRGKHRVFKRILIVALCFCLLGDILLLNPSYFVYGLAAFLVAHLLFVKGFIGLIGWQKNPTVALILLVIGIALYTWLYPDLGGLVWPVALYVLVILCMAWQGIALYLKEKTKAHGLIALGVLFFLLSDSMIAVSKFKNPFELSGLVVLSTYWLAIALIANAGYLIIGAGDK, from the coding sequence GTGAAGGACAGTAACATTCGCATACTGTTGAATACCCTCATTTTTTTGAGTGCCTGTATTTCCATTGTCCTGAACTATTTTAATGGCCCGTACTATGGGTTGGGAAAATCCTTGACTACCATTTTGGTGATTCTTCTACCCGTTTTGGTGAGGGGAAAACACAGGGTTTTTAAGCGAATTTTAATTGTGGCCCTTTGCTTTTGCCTATTGGGGGACATACTCCTGTTGAATCCCAGCTATTTTGTTTATGGCCTAGCCGCATTTTTAGTGGCCCATTTGTTATTTGTAAAAGGATTTATTGGATTAATTGGATGGCAAAAGAATCCTACGGTAGCTTTGATCTTGTTGGTCATAGGCATTGCTTTGTACACTTGGTTATATCCCGATCTTGGCGGGTTGGTTTGGCCCGTGGCACTTTATGTCTTGGTCATTTTATGTATGGCCTGGCAGGGGATTGCCCTGTACCTCAAGGAAAAAACCAAGGCACATGGCCTCATAGCATTGGGGGTATTGTTCTTTTTGTTGTCTGATAGTATGATTGCCGTAAGCAAATTCAAAAATCCCTTTGAACTTTCCGGTCTTGTTGTCCTATCAACCTATTGGTTGGCAATTGCCTTGATTGCAAATGCCGGGTATTTGATTATTGGGGCTGGGGATAAATGA
- a CDS encoding permease, whose translation MLKVKFTSHDELIGLKKIILNLALPATIFIALLGIQVQLNLLLLPLLALALNLLLFLVIPFLLPLLGIVKNTPEFRTARVLVPSLAPGLSCFPFIVEFLGSSYLAKAAMADLGNKVFVLIVLYLIAMQWHYTRHQVRSDGRKSKIIALLKTLVTEPVNLFIGLALLLLLLGINMEALPFFISEALTKLSLMMTPLVLLFIGLAVRIKRKQFYQIFSLLCIRAGVVFLVIGVFVVTTSLQMPKEILLLLAFGLSACSFWPYAHISLVDSLEMEKKSKTFDNGYAINILALSFPLSTLLILGVLNSGTLFSSSINIFFAGFVLLGIGTLQSLFKFFSKKSMAIRFSKTGLDSASTERI comes from the coding sequence TTGCTCAAGGTTAAGTTTACCTCCCATGATGAGTTAATTGGATTAAAAAAGATCATTTTAAACCTAGCGCTGCCCGCTACCATTTTTATTGCCCTTTTAGGCATACAAGTACAATTAAATTTGTTGTTGTTGCCCTTACTTGCCCTCGCTCTTAACCTGCTTTTGTTTTTGGTGATTCCTTTTCTGCTGCCCCTTTTGGGAATCGTGAAAAATACCCCTGAGTTTAGAACGGCAAGAGTATTGGTCCCTTCATTGGCCCCTGGATTGTCCTGTTTCCCCTTTATCGTGGAGTTCTTGGGGAGTTCCTATCTGGCCAAGGCGGCCATGGCCGATTTGGGCAATAAGGTATTTGTACTTATTGTTTTGTACCTCATCGCCATGCAATGGCACTATACCCGACACCAAGTAAGGAGTGATGGCCGAAAAAGCAAAATCATCGCCTTGCTTAAAACCCTCGTTACGGAGCCGGTCAATCTTTTTATAGGTTTGGCCCTATTGCTATTGCTTTTGGGTATAAACATGGAGGCGCTTCCTTTCTTTATCAGTGAAGCCCTTACCAAATTGAGTCTAATGATGACCCCTTTGGTCCTTTTGTTCATTGGTTTGGCCGTAAGGATCAAAAGAAAACAGTTCTATCAGATTTTTTCACTGCTTTGTATCAGGGCAGGTGTGGTATTCTTGGTTATTGGTGTGTTTGTGGTCACCACCAGTCTCCAGATGCCCAAAGAAATTCTATTGCTCCTGGCCTTTGGGCTAAGCGCTTGCAGTTTTTGGCCTTATGCACATATTTCATTGGTAGATAGTTTGGAAATGGAAAAGAAATCCAAAACCTTTGACAATGGTTATGCCATAAATATTCTTGCCCTTTCTTTTCCCCTTTCGACACTTTTGATATTGGGAGTTTTGAACAGTGGCACCTTGTTTTCCTCTTCAATCAATATCTTTTTCGCCGGTTTTGTACTATTGGGGATAGGTACCTTGCAATCCCTATTCAAGTTTTTCTCAAAAAAATCCATGGCCATTCGGTTTTCAAAGACAGGGTTGGATTCTGCCTCCACCGAACGTATTTAG